One Candidatus Acididesulfobacter guangdongensis genomic window carries:
- the panC gene encoding pantoate--beta-alanine ligase has product MEIITCIKDAKELSKKFKTAGQTISLVPTMGKLHEGHLSIVKNALKYGKVFVSIYVNPLQFGPSEDFNNYPRDIEGDIEKLRRLNVDCVYLPDDTITKNNKTFIIDDFFSNKLCGLYRPGHFQGVLTIVMKLLLIVQPDFAFFGLKDYQQYILIKKMAEDFFMDVKIMPVPIMREKCGLAMSSRNSYFNSADKESACNLYKVLNNMRLLFKKGETSVENLKHLAIKELIDKNFTVEYVEIMDKGLIGRKTTAETGDIILSAVKFSGVRLIDNIFLE; this is encoded by the coding sequence ATGGAAATAATAACCTGTATAAAAGATGCTAAAGAACTGAGTAAAAAATTTAAAACAGCCGGTCAAACAATATCCTTAGTCCCGACTATGGGAAAACTGCACGAAGGACATCTCAGTATCGTTAAAAATGCATTAAAATATGGAAAAGTTTTTGTTTCGATTTACGTAAATCCTTTGCAATTCGGACCGTCGGAAGATTTTAACAATTATCCGCGCGACATAGAAGGGGATATAGAAAAATTACGCCGGCTGAATGTAGATTGCGTGTATCTGCCTGATGACACGATAACGAAAAATAATAAAACTTTTATAATAGATGATTTTTTTTCTAACAAATTGTGCGGTTTATATAGACCTGGTCATTTTCAAGGCGTTTTAACGATTGTTATGAAACTTTTGTTAATAGTTCAGCCTGACTTTGCTTTTTTTGGTTTAAAAGATTATCAGCAGTATATACTCATTAAAAAAATGGCTGAAGATTTCTTTATGGACGTGAAAATTATGCCTGTTCCTATTATGAGAGAGAAGTGCGGTCTGGCTATGAGCTCAAGAAATTCCTATTTTAACAGCGCGGATAAAGAAAGCGCTTGTAATCTCTATAAGGTATTAAATAATATGAGGCTGCTTTTTAAAAAAGGCGAAACATCGGTCGAAAATTTAAAACATCTTGCTATAAAAGAATTAATAGATAAAAATTTTACCGTAGAATATGTTGAAATTATGGATAAAGGATTAATAGGCAGAAAAACAACGGCTGAGACGGGCGACATCATTTTATCTGCAGTGAAATTTTCAGGTGTGAGGCTGATAGATAATATTTTTCTTGAATAA
- a CDS encoding IS3 family transposase, with the protein MSTNHRKFSPDFKAKVVLELLESGKTTNEIAIQYKILPKSVQVWRKQFFENASAIYEDSVSSKKYKDELKEKEEKIENLEKTLGRTVMERDWLQKKVGSLGLIDKLSLVEPELPLSITRQCQLLKLNRTTIYYEHAEKLLDQIILNRLDEIYTEFPYYGYRRMYHTLIQEGKDTNPKQILSYMKILGIKALYPVKKKNTSMPDATHEKYPYLLKGLKVTKPNQVWASDITYIRLNHGFVYLCAIIDLYTRSILSWRLSPIMDERLTINVLNDAIHKYGNPEIFNSDQGSQYTAQNFINILVNHKISISMDSKGRALDNIFIERFWKTIKYDNIYPSGYLTIKEAHDGIDAFMHQYNNHRLHSSLGYKPPLKFYSEYFEKAA; encoded by the coding sequence ATGAGCACAAACCACAGAAAGTTTTCTCCTGATTTTAAGGCTAAAGTTGTCTTAGAACTATTAGAATCAGGCAAGACGACTAATGAAATAGCCATTCAATATAAAATACTGCCTAAAAGCGTTCAGGTATGGAGGAAGCAATTCTTTGAGAATGCTTCCGCTATTTACGAAGACTCAGTATCTTCTAAGAAATACAAAGACGAACTAAAAGAAAAAGAAGAAAAAATAGAAAACTTAGAAAAAACTTTAGGCAGAACTGTAATGGAACGAGACTGGCTGCAAAAAAAAGTAGGGAGCTTGGGCTTGATTGACAAATTAAGCCTTGTAGAACCTGAGCTCCCGTTGTCTATTACAAGGCAGTGCCAGCTGTTAAAATTAAATAGAACTACAATCTATTACGAACATGCTGAAAAATTATTAGATCAAATTATATTAAACAGGTTAGATGAAATATATACGGAATTTCCGTATTACGGATACCGCCGCATGTATCATACTTTAATTCAGGAAGGCAAAGACACTAATCCTAAGCAAATATTAAGTTATATGAAAATACTGGGCATTAAAGCGCTGTATCCGGTAAAAAAGAAAAACACTTCAATGCCTGACGCAACTCATGAAAAGTATCCGTATCTCCTGAAAGGACTTAAAGTAACTAAACCCAATCAGGTATGGGCGTCCGATATAACGTATATACGATTAAATCACGGCTTTGTTTATCTATGCGCTATAATTGACCTTTATACAAGAAGTATTCTGTCGTGGAGACTATCTCCTATTATGGACGAAAGACTTACTATTAATGTATTAAATGATGCTATACATAAATACGGAAATCCTGAAATATTTAATTCAGACCAGGGTTCGCAATATACGGCTCAAAACTTCATTAATATTTTAGTAAATCATAAGATATCTATTTCAATGGATTCTAAAGGCAGAGCGTTAGATAATATATTTATCGAAAGATTTTGGAAAACTATAAAATACGATAATATCTATCCTTCGGGATATTTAACGATAAAAGAAGCGCATGACGGTATTGACGCTTTCATGCATCAATACAACAATCACAGGCTTCATTCATCTTTGGGATATAAACCGCCGCTAAAATTTTATAGTGAATATTTTGAAAAAGCGGCATAA
- a CDS encoding Fic family protein, producing MRIGGTEYIPSQAEELNEIFTNGIEKIKQIKNPVIRSFIFFGFGCRNQFFWDGNKRTSRLMTNGILLSNGYFMLNIKSKDKKKFNDTMLYFYNTGDYKKLVGFFTDYYIEQNLIYTNKYQNS from the coding sequence ATAAGAATAGGCGGGACTGAATATATCCCGTCGCAAGCCGAAGAATTAAACGAAATTTTTACTAACGGCATTGAAAAAATAAAGCAGATAAAGAATCCCGTAATAAGATCATTCATTTTTTTCGGATTCGGATGCAGGAACCAATTTTTCTGGGACGGGAATAAAAGGACATCGAGGCTTATGACAAACGGCATTTTGCTTTCCAACGGTTATTTTATGCTTAATATTAAAAGCAAAGATAAAAAAAAATTCAATGATACCATGCTCTATTTTTATAATACCGGTGATTATAAAAAACTCGTCGGTTTTTTCACCGATTATTACATAGAACAAAACTTAATCTACACTAACAAATATCAAAATTCATAA
- the rsmA gene encoding ribosomal RNA small subunit methyltransferase A has translation MPIKTKVKFGQNFLINKAIAEKIVESCNFTEDDNVVEIGPGEGVLTDLIVDKVKTLTIIEIDPFYLSYVEGKLYSNNQNSNRQTEDKQKNKCDLKFFNIDALKFDFIEYSKSINSKLRLISNLPYEISSPIMEKFNKEKDAFKDFTLMFQKEFAGRLLAKNDESARSAFSVIVEANFETELLFDVFKENFRPMPKIDSSVMKMTPLDLNKFEDLKYSEDIKWAASSPYFSYLVHQLFKLRRKKLRNSIYASFQGIPPDVKAKMYEDSNIDLDKRPQSLTLEEFIKIAIKYRDYLGLE, from the coding sequence ATGCCTATCAAAACTAAAGTAAAATTTGGTCAAAATTTTTTGATAAATAAAGCAATTGCTGAAAAGATAGTAGAGTCCTGCAATTTTACGGAAGACGACAATGTTGTTGAGATAGGACCGGGAGAAGGCGTTTTAACCGATTTGATAGTAGACAAAGTTAAAACCTTGACTATTATTGAAATAGACCCTTTTTACCTGTCTTATGTCGAGGGAAAACTATATTCGAATAACCAAAATTCTAATAGACAAACCGAGGATAAACAAAAAAACAAATGCGATTTAAAATTTTTTAATATAGATGCATTAAAATTTGATTTTATTGAATATTCTAAAAGTATAAATTCAAAATTAAGGTTAATTTCAAATCTTCCTTATGAAATATCAAGCCCTATAATGGAAAAATTTAACAAAGAAAAAGATGCTTTCAAAGATTTTACATTAATGTTTCAAAAAGAATTTGCAGGAAGACTTCTTGCTAAAAACGATGAATCAGCCAGAAGCGCTTTTAGCGTAATAGTGGAAGCAAATTTTGAAACTGAATTATTATTTGATGTTTTTAAAGAAAATTTCCGTCCAATGCCAAAAATTGATTCATCCGTGATGAAAATGACTCCGCTTGATTTAAATAAATTTGAAGATTTAAAATATTCGGAAGATATAAAATGGGCTGCGTCTTCCCCATATTTCAGCTATTTAGTCCATCAGCTTTTTAAATTAAGAAGAAAAAAATTGAGAAATTCAATATATGCTTCTTTTCAGGGCATACCGCCGGATGTGAAGGCAAAAATGTATGAAGATTCAAATATAGACTTAGATAAAAGACCGCAATCGTTAACGTTGGAAGAATTTATTAAAATAGCTATAAAATACAGAGACTACCTCGGATTGGAATAA
- the glpK gene encoding glycerol kinase: MTQQCVIALDSGTTGNRSIIFDGRGRILANFYHEFPQIFPAPAWVEQNPFDILNSALKSLQEAVYFCKNNNYDILSLGITNQRETSILWNKKTGKPVYNAIVWQCRRTEKICADFKNYAEIIKEKTGLFLDPYFSATKIKWIIDNISGVKESILKGDILFGTVDSWLLWNLTEEKNHFTDTSNASRTLLYNINTLQYDLELADIFKIPANILPEVKSSNSHFGFLNQIYLKNNYNKKIPIIGVLGDQQASLFAHTSFDGGIIKNTYGTGLFVMAQSGKHPFKSDKLLSTVAWTIESEAYYALEGSIFTGGALIGWVKNSLKIIKSYSETANIAKKLSDNDGVYFIPALSGLGAPYWNSKARGIITGITGKTTKENIVRAALESLAYSTKDVINELFNMPYKLRVDGKASENDFLMQFQSDILGIPVERTAVSEMTAFGIAGFSGIHSGLWSAEEYSKIYRIKKIFKPQMDENTRNMLYGKWKQAISAALNLAD, encoded by the coding sequence ATGACACAGCAATGCGTGATTGCTCTTGATTCCGGAACTACCGGAAACAGAAGTATAATTTTTGATGGCAGAGGTAGAATTCTTGCAAATTTTTACCATGAATTCCCTCAGATTTTCCCTGCTCCGGCATGGGTTGAACAGAATCCTTTCGACATTTTAAATTCTGCCTTGAAATCGCTGCAGGAGGCGGTATATTTCTGTAAAAACAATAATTATGATATTTTATCGCTCGGAATAACAAATCAGAGAGAAACTTCAATCCTATGGAATAAAAAAACCGGAAAACCGGTTTACAACGCTATTGTCTGGCAATGCCGCAGAACTGAAAAGATTTGTGCAGATTTCAAAAATTATGCGGAGATTATTAAGGAAAAAACCGGTTTATTTTTAGACCCTTATTTTTCCGCTACAAAAATAAAATGGATTATAGATAATATATCAGGCGTTAAGGAATCTATTTTAAAAGGCGATATTTTATTCGGAACGGTTGACTCATGGCTTTTATGGAATTTAACAGAAGAAAAAAATCATTTCACGGACACGTCAAATGCCTCAAGAACACTGCTGTATAATATAAACACGCTGCAATACGATCTCGAACTGGCGGATATCTTTAAAATACCGGCGAATATACTGCCTGAAGTTAAAAGCAGCAATTCACATTTCGGATTTCTTAATCAGATATATTTAAAAAATAATTATAATAAAAAAATACCGATAATCGGCGTTCTTGGCGACCAGCAAGCATCGCTCTTTGCGCATACGTCTTTTGACGGCGGAATTATAAAAAACACTTACGGGACAGGTCTGTTCGTCATGGCTCAATCGGGAAAACACCCTTTCAAATCAGATAAATTGCTCTCTACGGTCGCATGGACTATTGAAAGCGAAGCTTATTACGCTCTTGAAGGAAGCATATTTACCGGAGGAGCATTAATCGGCTGGGTTAAAAATAGTCTGAAAATCATAAAATCATATTCCGAAACGGCAAATATTGCTAAAAAATTATCGGATAACGACGGAGTTTATTTTATACCGGCTCTTTCAGGGCTCGGTGCTCCATACTGGAACAGCAAAGCGAGAGGCATAATAACGGGTATAACCGGAAAAACCACCAAGGAAAATATCGTCAGGGCAGCGCTGGAATCTCTGGCGTATTCTACAAAAGATGTTATCAACGAATTATTTAACATGCCCTACAAATTGAGAGTGGACGGGAAAGCAAGCGAGAATGATTTTCTGATGCAGTTTCAATCCGATATTCTGGGAATACCGGTCGAACGCACCGCCGTTTCTGAAATGACCGCATTCGGCATAGCAGGTTTTTCCGGCATACATTCAGGATTATGGTCAGCAGAAGAATATTCAAAAATTTATAGAATAAAAAAGATATTCAAACCGCAGATGGACGAAAATACAAGAAATATGTTATACGGTAAATGGAAACAGGCAATTTCCGCGGCGTTAAATCTTGCGGATTGA
- a CDS encoding diguanylate cyclase: MPPEIIINAESRLKIFFDKLPVPLLIIDVETGLIMDANEKAEIFYGYAKDEFQRMTIAAINPFIPADDLAAFRAKALSEGYNQAIFKHKRKDGSIKNVEANISLILYNNKHYILSVITDITERVQAQERARRLYDFNAALAKINEFVADSKDENEMFKSICESAVKLGNLKLAYIAKPDESGRLQFPASAGETGYLDDVFISVNPDIPEGQGTSGKTWRKQKSYYIQSFASASFLSLWKERAERFGIKSTANLPIFRNGEIWALFGIYHNEENIFDDDLKILLEETAKNISRGLGRIDAYKNELKLRNALEQERDLFKILIENIHSGIALYNQEKFIYVNSAILDLFHYSKEKFLNLNVNDFFRIKEDNLYYSNTPIFKPYFNKEFSSRFIYQYLDGGKIHYIDLFRTAITYNNEQTGLAIFADVTDQILKEQHILIEREEYKELSEIDALTGINNRRSFDNKLAELLNAALRYNRPLSLIMFDIDHFKNINDTYGHETGDFILKELSALVKENLRSADFFARYGGEEFMIISPETFISTAKELTERLRLKIEKHNFNIGDSITCSFGITDIEQNDTSKSIVYRVDAALYNAKETGRNKVCIDDVSC; encoded by the coding sequence ATGCCGCCTGAAATTATTATTAATGCAGAATCGAGATTGAAAATATTTTTCGATAAGCTTCCTGTTCCTCTGCTCATCATTGACGTTGAGACAGGTCTTATAATGGACGCCAATGAAAAAGCTGAAATATTTTACGGTTACGCTAAAGACGAATTTCAGCGTATGACTATTGCTGCAATAAATCCTTTTATTCCGGCAGACGATTTAGCGGCTTTCAGAGCTAAGGCATTAAGCGAAGGCTATAATCAGGCTATTTTTAAACATAAACGTAAAGACGGAAGCATAAAAAATGTAGAAGCAAACATCTCTTTAATTTTATACAATAACAAGCATTATATACTGTCGGTCATAACGGATATAACCGAAAGAGTGCAAGCGCAGGAACGCGCAAGACGATTGTATGATTTTAATGCGGCTTTAGCTAAAATAAATGAATTTGTGGCGGACAGCAAAGATGAGAACGAGATGTTTAAGTCTATCTGTGAAAGCGCCGTTAAATTAGGAAATCTTAAACTTGCATATATTGCAAAACCTGATGAAAGCGGAAGACTGCAATTTCCGGCTTCTGCCGGCGAAACAGGGTATCTCGATGATGTCTTTATTTCCGTTAATCCGGATATTCCGGAAGGTCAAGGAACGTCCGGCAAAACATGGCGAAAACAAAAATCATACTACATTCAGTCTTTTGCGTCGGCTTCGTTCCTGTCACTTTGGAAAGAACGGGCAGAGCGTTTCGGTATAAAATCAACTGCTAATCTGCCCATTTTCAGAAATGGCGAGATATGGGCGCTGTTCGGGATATATCATAATGAGGAGAACATTTTTGACGACGACCTGAAGATATTGCTTGAAGAAACCGCTAAAAATATATCCAGAGGTCTTGGCAGAATAGATGCTTATAAGAATGAATTAAAACTAAGAAATGCATTAGAACAGGAACGCGATCTCTTCAAAATTTTAATAGAAAATATTCATTCAGGTATTGCACTGTATAATCAGGAAAAATTTATCTATGTAAATTCGGCTATCCTTGATTTATTTCATTATAGTAAAGAAAAATTTTTAAATTTAAACGTTAATGATTTTTTCAGGATTAAAGAAGACAATCTCTATTATTCAAACACCCCGATATTTAAGCCGTATTTTAATAAAGAATTTTCCTCAAGATTTATATATCAATATCTTGACGGAGGTAAAATACACTACATAGACCTGTTTAGAACAGCGATAACTTATAATAACGAACAGACAGGTCTTGCGATATTTGCCGACGTTACCGACCAGATATTAAAAGAACAGCATATTTTAATTGAAAGAGAAGAGTACAAAGAGCTTTCAGAAATCGATGCTTTAACCGGTATTAATAACCGCCGCTCTTTCGATAATAAACTTGCGGAGCTGCTTAACGCGGCTCTAAGGTATAATAGGCCTTTATCGCTTATTATGTTCGATATTGACCATTTTAAAAATATAAACGACACATACGGTCATGAAACCGGAGATTTTATATTAAAGGAACTTTCAGCTTTAGTAAAAGAAAACTTGAGGTCGGCAGATTTTTTCGCCCGTTACGGCGGGGAAGAATTTATGATAATATCACCTGAAACATTTATATCTACTGCAAAAGAACTTACTGAAAGATTAAGACTTAAAATAGAAAAGCATAATTTTAATATAGGCGATTCCATTACCTGCAGTTTCGGAATAACCGATATTGAACAGAACGATACATCAAAAAGCATTGTTTATAGAGTTGATGCGGCTTTATACAATGCAAAAGAAACAGGGAGAAATAAGGTTTGCATAGATGATGTATCATGCTAA
- a CDS encoding DUF87 domain-containing protein yields MSNLKTNFLAWQISINITLIRRKKMKFQDIRIKIQQTKSVLKWVIEGILFVQFIFYFFMLYKVNYKIYTVLKTLVKEHYPLKEINWGLVLKDLNFKTPLLYSLLVDLLLIPAVYLVLKNSSGDPVNENKNEKIIRGSTMESVKKYKKTVDYNDVFCTIGDVPLTMKIIYRNILVLGATGSGKTQIISKILFDSYNRLDYNAIIYDSKKDFVPVFYNPKYDIIFNPADDRCPAWNILDEIENKADAATLAEVLIPESDTSNPNGFFITNARHILEAMIMYLKMKNLGTNENLIRLASKTPEDLLKLFKSDPEVEKQCIMAITPLQSDEVKSMMTEISRYLKAFTIMPSKPDKEGMKTFNITKDFLKKRKTRIFFNLDKNSEIFVKPIMKIFMELLIKKFLSAPDGENTPTLFLFDELSNFDKTPGIMDLLDKGRSKNASVIVGIQDKAKTEFVYGHDLTMNMMNSCNSAIYLRVNNNDEAEYVSRQIGSQEVERTSASDSVTDEKYTHSKSTQVVEKKLFLPSQILNWPDLEAIVKLVNIPYFMHIYIIHQTYNKINEGLISSNRLVIPKSENKNNESQKILDNTEVADKVEEIKSANTEKQEPEEPEKHIVERKLKGI; encoded by the coding sequence ATGAGCAATTTAAAAACGAACTTCTTAGCGTGGCAAATAAGTATCAATATAACGTTAATACGGAGAAAAAAGATGAAGTTTCAGGACATCAGGATAAAAATACAGCAGACTAAATCTGTATTGAAATGGGTAATAGAAGGTATTTTATTCGTGCAGTTTATCTTTTATTTTTTTATGCTGTATAAAGTTAATTATAAAATCTATACGGTTCTAAAAACATTAGTTAAAGAACATTATCCTTTAAAAGAAATCAATTGGGGATTAGTGTTAAAAGATTTAAATTTTAAAACCCCGTTGTTATATTCTCTGCTTGTCGATTTATTGCTAATACCTGCTGTTTATTTAGTTCTAAAGAACAGTTCCGGCGATCCGGTTAATGAAAATAAAAACGAAAAAATCATACGAGGCTCTACCATGGAGAGTGTTAAAAAGTACAAAAAAACGGTTGATTATAACGATGTGTTTTGTACTATTGGAGATGTGCCGCTGACTATGAAAATTATTTATAGAAATATTCTTGTGTTAGGAGCTACTGGTTCAGGTAAGACGCAGATTATTTCAAAAATACTTTTCGATAGTTACAATAGATTGGATTACAACGCTATTATCTATGACAGCAAAAAAGACTTCGTACCGGTCTTTTATAATCCTAAATACGATATAATTTTTAATCCAGCGGACGACAGATGTCCCGCATGGAATATATTAGACGAAATTGAAAATAAAGCGGACGCCGCAACGCTTGCCGAAGTACTCATTCCGGAATCAGATACGAGTAACCCGAACGGTTTTTTTATAACAAATGCGAGGCATATTCTTGAAGCAATGATTATGTATCTAAAAATGAAAAATTTAGGTACTAATGAAAACTTGATCAGGCTTGCAAGTAAAACGCCTGAAGATTTATTAAAGCTATTCAAGTCTGATCCTGAAGTAGAAAAACAGTGCATTATGGCTATAACTCCGCTGCAGTCGGACGAAGTGAAGTCGATGATGACCGAAATCTCACGCTATTTAAAAGCTTTTACTATTATGCCCTCGAAGCCTGACAAAGAAGGAATGAAAACTTTTAATATAACGAAGGATTTTTTAAAGAAAAGAAAAACTAGGATATTTTTCAATTTAGATAAAAATTCAGAGATATTCGTTAAACCTATAATGAAAATTTTTATGGAGCTGTTAATTAAGAAATTCCTATCTGCTCCAGACGGTGAGAATACGCCGACTTTGTTTTTATTCGACGAACTTTCGAATTTTGATAAAACACCTGGTATAATGGATTTGCTTGATAAGGGGCGCTCGAAAAACGCTTCTGTTATTGTTGGAATTCAAGATAAAGCTAAAACTGAATTTGTGTATGGGCATGATTTAACTATGAATATGATGAATAGTTGTAATAGCGCGATATATTTAAGAGTCAATAATAATGATGAGGCTGAATATGTTAGCAGACAAATTGGATCGCAAGAGGTAGAACGTACAAGCGCAAGTGATTCTGTGACAGATGAAAAATATACACATTCAAAATCAACCCAAGTGGTCGAAAAAAAGTTATTTTTGCCGTCTCAAATCTTGAATTGGCCTGATTTAGAAGCAATTGTTAAATTGGTTAATATACCTTATTTTATGCATATTTATATTATTCACCAAACATATAACAAAATTAATGAAGGCTTAATTAGTTCTAACAGGCTTGTTATACCAAAATCAGAGAACAAAAATAATGAAAGTCAAAAAATACTTGATAATACTGAAGTCGCAGATAAAGTCGAAGAAATAAAATCGGCGAATACAGAGAAACAAGAACCTGAAGAACCGGAGAAACATATTGTTGAGAGAAAATTAAAAGGGATTTAA
- a CDS encoding hydroxyethylthiazole kinase, whose protein sequence is MITINDLSKNLELLKKQNPLVHNITNVVVTNVTANALLAIGASPIMAYAKEEIEDIVSISNSLVLNIGTLTKDLIDVMLFAGNCANKKGIPVIFDPVGAGASCLRNDASKEIMANVKLSIIRGNESEIANLSGIKLKTKGVDSSGHVEDKKTLAKELSLKTSSVICVSGKEDVISDGFIVYSVKNGDVLLTKMTGAGCISSSVMGAFASIDNNYLKASLTGAVLVGICGERAALKSILSGSFQLEFFNNLSAFDSNMLLKYARIEEI, encoded by the coding sequence ATGATAACCATTAATGATTTATCTAAAAATTTAGAACTGTTAAAGAAACAAAATCCGTTAGTTCATAATATAACCAACGTGGTCGTCACTAACGTAACAGCCAACGCTTTGCTTGCGATAGGAGCAAGTCCTATTATGGCTTATGCTAAGGAAGAGATAGAAGACATAGTTTCAATATCTAATTCTTTAGTCCTGAATATAGGGACTCTCACCAAAGATTTAATAGATGTGATGCTTTTTGCCGGAAACTGCGCCAACAAAAAAGGGATTCCTGTAATATTCGATCCTGTGGGAGCCGGAGCAAGCTGTTTAAGAAACGATGCCTCTAAAGAAATAATGGCAAATGTAAAACTTTCTATTATTAGAGGAAATGAATCGGAGATAGCCAACTTATCGGGTATAAAACTTAAAACTAAAGGAGTAGATTCTTCAGGTCATGTAGAAGATAAAAAAACTTTAGCTAAAGAACTTTCTTTAAAAACTTCTTCTGTAATATGTGTAAGCGGAAAAGAAGATGTAATATCTGACGGTTTTATTGTATATTCGGTTAAAAACGGGGATGTATTACTAACTAAGATGACGGGAGCTGGCTGCATATCGTCTTCAGTTATGGGAGCATTTGCTTCAATAGATAATAATTATCTCAAAGCGAGTCTGACCGGAGCTGTGCTCGTAGGAATATGCGGAGAACGCGCCGCATTAAAATCAATATTGTCGGGCTCTTTTCAATTAGAGTTTTTTAATAACCTTTCCGCATTTGATTCTAATATGCTATTAAAGTATGCAAGAATTGAAGAAATTTAA